One region of Niallia sp. Man26 genomic DNA includes:
- a CDS encoding TIGR01212 family radical SAM protein (This family includes YhcC from E. coli K-12, an uncharacterized radical SAM protein.): MSQQNPFAYAADNKRYHTWNYHLRGEFGHKVFKIALDGGFDCPNRDGTVAHGGCTFCSAAGSGDFAGNRVDSLEKQFHDIKNKMHEKWKDGKYMAYFQAYTNTHAPVEVLREKYETVLKQENVVGISIATRPDCLPDDVVEYLAELNERTYLWVELGLQTVHEKTAQLINRAHDYQTYVDGVNKLRKHNIRICSHIINGLPLETNEMMMETAKEVSKLDVQGIKIHLLHLLKGTPMVKQYEKGLLKFLTFDEYIQLVCDQLEILPPSMIIHRITGDGPIDLMVGPMWSVNKWDVLNSIDAELKRRDSWQGKFYNAEKVTI; this comes from the coding sequence TTGAGTCAGCAAAATCCTTTTGCTTATGCAGCTGATAATAAAAGATATCATACATGGAATTATCATTTGCGAGGCGAGTTTGGACATAAAGTATTTAAAATCGCACTAGACGGAGGCTTCGATTGCCCTAACCGGGACGGCACGGTGGCACACGGCGGCTGTACTTTCTGCAGTGCTGCTGGTAGCGGTGACTTTGCAGGGAATCGTGTCGATTCATTGGAAAAGCAATTTCACGATATAAAAAACAAAATGCATGAAAAGTGGAAAGACGGCAAATATATGGCTTATTTCCAAGCATATACAAATACACATGCTCCTGTTGAAGTGCTGAGAGAAAAGTATGAAACTGTTTTGAAGCAGGAAAATGTTGTCGGCATTTCCATTGCGACAAGACCAGATTGTCTTCCTGATGATGTTGTTGAATATTTGGCAGAACTGAATGAGCGCACCTATTTATGGGTGGAGCTTGGCTTGCAGACTGTCCATGAAAAAACAGCACAGCTTATTAATAGAGCCCATGATTATCAAACATATGTGGATGGTGTTAATAAACTGAGAAAACATAATATCCGCATTTGCTCACATATCATTAACGGGCTTCCACTTGAGACGAATGAAATGATGATGGAAACAGCGAAAGAAGTGAGCAAGCTTGATGTGCAAGGAATTAAAATTCACTTGCTTCATTTGCTGAAGGGCACACCTATGGTTAAACAATATGAAAAAGGATTGCTTAAGTTTCTAACCTTTGACGAATATATTCAGCTTGTTTGCGACCAGCTGGAAATATTGCCGCCAAGTATGATCATTCATCGAATTACAGGCGATGGACCGATTGATTTAATGGTTGGACCAATGTGGAGTGTCAACAAATGGGATGTACTGAACAGCATTGATGCAGAATTGAAAAGACGTGACAGCTGGCAAGGAAAATTTTATAATGCGGAAAAGGTGACGATATGA
- a CDS encoding histidine phosphatase family protein, with the protein MTNICLIRHGETDWNSLGKIQGRTDIPLNSNGIRQAEQCRDYLKETSWDLIITSPLIRAKETAAIINESLNLPIVEMAEFIERSFGDAEGKTKEERQVLYPDMLYPNAEPYWELAERLKQGLADILQSYPQQKVLLVAHGAVIHTILRILSNEEITLDNTYLTNACISNIHYKDSKWAIKDYNIVTHLQV; encoded by the coding sequence ATGACAAATATTTGTTTAATAAGGCACGGAGAGACAGATTGGAATTCCTTAGGGAAGATTCAAGGCAGAACCGATATTCCATTAAACTCGAACGGAATTAGACAAGCAGAACAATGCCGGGACTATTTGAAGGAAACTAGCTGGGATCTTATCATCACAAGCCCTCTTATTCGGGCAAAGGAAACTGCGGCTATTATAAACGAGTCTCTAAACCTGCCTATAGTAGAAATGGCCGAATTCATTGAAAGAAGCTTTGGGGATGCAGAAGGAAAAACAAAGGAGGAAAGACAGGTCCTTTATCCTGATATGCTTTATCCTAATGCAGAGCCTTACTGGGAATTGGCAGAAAGACTGAAACAGGGCTTGGCAGATATTCTGCAAAGCTACCCACAGCAAAAAGTTCTCCTTGTTGCTCATGGTGCTGTCATTCATACCATTTTAAGAATTCTGTCAAACGAGGAAATTACATTAGACAATACATACTTAACAAATGCTTGTATAAGCAATATTCATTATAAAGACAGTAAATGGGCGATAAAGGACTACAACATCGTCACACATTTGCAAGTTTAA
- a CDS encoding C39 family peptidase: MNTNEIILYSVLALFFVLFLVVQKRLTKIVKGLLFSLIAILVGISFYVLNLDGSKNFALAKERVEEIAVTAKENVEKLSSKVTIKESVLLEATAMNQLPELPRGCEVTALAMLLQYAGVDVDKMTLAEEITKNTTAYEVVNGTIYYGNPNDGFVGDMYSLEGPGLGVYHKPIAELAEKYLPGAIVDFTGSDFDSVKEQLSDGRPVWVITNSKFQELSDDNFRTWVTPSGTIDITYSEHSVLITGYDEDYVYFNDPLTGEQNKKAPIDDFIASWVQMGSQAITYSN; encoded by the coding sequence ATGAATACAAACGAAATAATACTATACTCTGTCCTTGCTCTATTCTTCGTATTATTCCTTGTAGTTCAAAAAAGGCTTACTAAAATTGTAAAAGGACTGCTCTTTTCCTTAATAGCCATATTAGTTGGCATCAGCTTTTATGTATTAAATTTAGACGGTTCTAAGAATTTTGCGCTTGCAAAAGAGCGGGTAGAGGAAATAGCTGTTACAGCTAAAGAAAATGTAGAAAAATTAAGTTCAAAAGTAACTATAAAAGAATCTGTGTTATTGGAAGCAACTGCAATGAATCAACTGCCAGAGCTTCCGAGAGGCTGTGAAGTGACGGCTCTTGCGATGCTTTTGCAATATGCAGGTGTAGATGTAGATAAGATGACACTTGCAGAAGAAATTACTAAAAATACTACAGCATATGAAGTCGTTAACGGTACTATTTATTATGGCAATCCTAATGATGGGTTTGTCGGAGATATGTATTCCCTTGAAGGTCCGGGGCTTGGTGTTTATCATAAGCCGATTGCTGAGCTAGCGGAAAAATATCTTCCAGGAGCAATCGTTGATTTTACTGGCTCTGATTTCGATTCGGTAAAAGAACAGCTTTCAGATGGCCGTCCAGTTTGGGTTATTACTAATTCAAAATTCCAAGAGCTTTCTGATGATAATTTCCGCACATGGGTAACTCCAAGCGGTACAATCGATATCACATATTCCGAGCATTCCGTCCTGATAACTGGCTATGACGAAGATTATGTTTACTTTAATGATCCATTGACAGGTGAACAAAATAAAAAAGCACCCATCGATGATTTTATTGCATCGTGGGTGCAGATGGGAAGCCAAGCAATAACTTACAGCAACTAA
- a CDS encoding alpha/beta hydrolase, with product MWKWEAEGEAKAVVVIVHGAMEHHRRYGWLIEMFRLSGFHVVMGDLPGQGMTTRSSRGHIDSFSEYTIEVKDWIQAAYQFELPVFLIAHSLGGLASIRLLQQENLKLAGLILSSPCLGLKKYPPKLLSAISILLNKAAPRLRMNTGLTIEMATRNAEIREIDSNDTLYITKVSVRWYRELISAMAAAFANVNKMQDLPLLLMQGGDDSVVDKKMVKNWFNMVPLSEKRFKEWPQCYHEIFNEPERDDVFDYALDFINSQLKSIGYIV from the coding sequence ATGTGGAAATGGGAAGCGGAAGGAGAGGCTAAAGCAGTCGTCGTGATTGTTCATGGTGCTATGGAGCATCATCGCCGTTACGGTTGGCTAATTGAAATGTTTCGCTTATCTGGTTTTCATGTCGTGATGGGGGATCTTCCAGGCCAAGGCATGACAACACGGTCAAGCAGGGGGCATATCGACTCTTTCAGTGAGTATACAATTGAAGTTAAAGACTGGATTCAAGCAGCCTACCAATTTGAATTGCCGGTTTTTTTGATTGCACACAGCTTAGGAGGCTTGGCATCTATTCGTCTGCTGCAACAGGAGAATCTTAAGCTTGCTGGTCTTATTCTCTCATCGCCATGTCTTGGGTTAAAAAAATATCCGCCGAAGCTGTTGAGCGCCATTTCAATCCTTTTGAACAAAGCTGCGCCTAGACTGCGCATGAATACAGGCTTAACAATCGAAATGGCGACTAGAAATGCAGAAATTAGGGAAATAGATAGCAACGATACCTTATATATTACAAAAGTGTCTGTAAGATGGTATAGAGAACTGATTAGTGCAATGGCTGCAGCCTTTGCGAATGTAAACAAAATGCAGGATTTGCCTCTTCTTCTTATGCAAGGGGGAGACGATTCAGTAGTAGATAAAAAAATGGTAAAAAACTGGTTCAATATGGTACCATTATCAGAAAAGAGATTTAAAGAATGGCCACAATGCTACCATGAAATCTTTAACGAGCCGGAACGAGATGATGTGTTTGACTATGCGCTTGATTTTATCAATAGTCAGCTAAAATCGATAGGTTATATTGTATAA
- a CDS encoding GNAT family protein, with amino-acid sequence MFPELETDRLLLREIEEKDVKAIYSILSRPDVTVHYGQEPFTTIEEARSLLAIFNMNYSMQKGIRWGMVEKDSGAFIGTIGYHAWHQKHKRAEIGYELHPDFWKKGYGMEAISEVISYGFSALQLNRISAIVYPENNSSQKMLERAGFHKEGTLAKYMVQNEHIYDCLMYCLLHPSLNEKK; translated from the coding sequence ATGTTTCCTGAACTAGAAACAGATCGGTTGCTTTTAAGAGAGATAGAAGAAAAAGATGTTAAAGCGATTTATAGTATATTAAGTCGTCCTGACGTTACGGTGCACTACGGGCAAGAGCCTTTTACCACAATTGAGGAAGCACGTTCCTTGCTGGCAATTTTCAATATGAATTACAGCATGCAAAAAGGAATTCGCTGGGGAATGGTAGAAAAGGACAGCGGCGCTTTTATTGGGACAATTGGCTATCATGCATGGCATCAAAAGCATAAGCGGGCTGAAATCGGTTATGAGCTTCACCCGGATTTTTGGAAAAAGGGCTATGGGATGGAGGCTATTTCTGAAGTTATATCATACGGATTTTCTGCTTTGCAATTGAACCGAATCTCAGCGATTGTGTATCCTGAAAATAATTCATCTCAAAAAATGCTGGAAAGAGCAGGTTTTCATAAAGAAGGTACTTTGGCAAAATATATGGTTCAAAATGAACATATTTATGATTGCCTCATGTATTGTCTGCTTCACCCTTCCTTAAACGAAAAGAAATAA
- the asnB gene encoding asparagine synthase (glutamine-hydrolyzing), which translates to MCGFVGCIHEKEQNFQEAQKEQFANMNRIITHRGPDDEGYFYDEHIQFGFRRLSIIDIESGHQPLTYENERYWIIFNGEVYNYLEIREELVKAGLTFQTNSDTEVIIALYSHEKEKAVEKLRGMFAFVIWDKQEKTLYGARDPFGIKPFFYFDDGEKTYFASEKKSIAMALESDVLNYESLQHYMTYQFVPETNTMSEGINKLEPGHYFTKKLGEPMDIKRYWRASFQPVNKTESEFVKEIKDVLFDSVKMHMRSDVPVGSFLSGGIDSSIIASIAKEFHPGIKTFSVGFEHNGFSEIDVAKETADKLGLENISRIITPQEYMNEIPKIMWHMDDPLADPACVPLYFVAQEARKHVTVVLSGEGADELFGGYNIYREPQSLEVFNKIPKIGKSLLRAIAAILPEGVKGKSFIERGVTPMEQRYIGNAKMFSESEKAQLLSIYNKNIDHTDITKPLYEESKGYDPVDRMQFIDIHTWMRGDILLKADKMTMAHSLELRVPFLDKAVFEVASKIPSSLKTANGTTKYILRKAAESFVPEHVLTRKKLGFPVPIRHWLKDEMNEWAKTIIKESDTDHLLNKSVVLQLLEDHCQGKADNSRKIWTVLMFMVWHSVYIEKKYSFEKEYLKEKTLV; encoded by the coding sequence ATGTGTGGTTTTGTAGGCTGTATACATGAAAAAGAGCAAAACTTCCAAGAGGCGCAAAAAGAACAATTTGCGAATATGAATAGAATTATTACACACCGTGGACCGGATGATGAAGGATACTTCTATGATGAACATATCCAATTCGGCTTCAGAAGATTGAGTATTATTGATATCGAGTCTGGGCATCAGCCGTTAACATATGAAAATGAACGTTATTGGATCATCTTCAACGGAGAAGTTTATAACTATTTGGAAATCAGAGAAGAGCTAGTGAAGGCAGGCTTAACGTTCCAAACTAACTCAGATACAGAAGTAATCATTGCCCTTTACAGCCATGAAAAAGAAAAGGCTGTTGAAAAACTTCGCGGCATGTTTGCATTTGTTATTTGGGACAAGCAGGAAAAAACATTGTATGGTGCTCGTGATCCATTTGGAATCAAGCCTTTCTTCTATTTTGATGATGGTGAAAAGACTTACTTTGCATCAGAGAAAAAGAGTATTGCAATGGCATTAGAAAGCGATGTATTAAACTATGAGTCTCTTCAGCATTATATGACTTACCAGTTTGTTCCTGAGACTAATACAATGTCAGAAGGCATCAACAAGCTTGAGCCAGGTCATTACTTCACGAAAAAACTTGGTGAGCCAATGGATATTAAACGCTATTGGAGAGCATCTTTCCAGCCTGTGAACAAAACGGAATCAGAGTTCGTTAAAGAAATTAAAGATGTGCTGTTTGACAGTGTAAAAATGCATATGCGAAGCGATGTTCCTGTTGGTTCTTTCCTTTCCGGCGGAATTGATTCATCGATTATTGCTAGTATTGCGAAAGAATTCCATCCTGGAATTAAAACATTCTCTGTCGGGTTTGAGCATAATGGTTTCAGTGAAATTGACGTAGCGAAGGAAACAGCGGATAAGCTTGGTTTAGAAAACATCAGCCGCATCATTACACCACAGGAATATATGAATGAAATTCCGAAAATTATGTGGCATATGGATGATCCGCTTGCTGATCCAGCATGTGTGCCTTTATACTTTGTTGCACAAGAAGCTAGAAAACATGTTACAGTTGTTCTTTCAGGCGAAGGTGCAGATGAACTGTTTGGCGGATACAATATTTACCGTGAGCCGCAGTCATTGGAAGTATTTAATAAAATTCCTAAAATTGGTAAGTCCCTGTTGCGTGCTATTGCAGCGATTCTTCCTGAAGGTGTTAAAGGAAAGAGCTTTATTGAACGCGGTGTGACACCGATGGAACAAAGATATATCGGAAATGCTAAGATGTTCAGTGAAAGTGAAAAAGCACAGTTGCTGTCCATCTACAACAAAAATATTGATCATACAGATATTACAAAACCTCTTTATGAAGAAAGCAAAGGTTATGATCCAGTTGACCGCATGCAGTTTATTGACATCCACACATGGATGAGAGGAGATATTTTGCTGAAAGCAGACAAAATGACAATGGCTCACTCTCTAGAATTGCGTGTACCTTTCTTAGATAAAGCTGTGTTTGAAGTAGCTTCTAAAATACCGTCTAGCTTAAAGACTGCAAATGGAACTACAAAGTATATTTTAAGAAAAGCAGCGGAAAGCTTTGTGCCTGAGCATGTATTAACACGCAAAAAACTAGGCTTCCCTGTGCCAATTCGTCACTGGTTAAAAGATGAGATGAACGAATGGGCAAAAACAATCATTAAAGAAAGCGATACAGACCATTTGCTGAACAAATCTGTTGTATTGCAGCTATTGGAAGACCATTGCCAAGGTAAAGCTGACAACAGCCGCAAAATTTGGACTGTATTGATGTTTATGGTTTGGCATAGTGTTTATATCGAAAAAAAATATTCCTTCGAAAAGGAATATTTAAAAGAAAAAACACTTGTTTAA
- a CDS encoding MFS transporter, with protein sequence MPRALWLLVIGMAVNVTGSSLLWPLNSIYIHDHLGKSLTVAGFILMLNSGASVIGNLVGGALYDKLGGYLSILLGISLTALSLLGLSVWNAWEAYCFFFTLSGFGSGIIYPSMYAMAGNVWPEGGRKAFNSIYVAQNAGVALGSAIGGLIASYSFTWIFISNTFMYVVFFFIALLSYKNIQVQPIVQTAGDNGIKRKKAHRNPALYALTILGFGYLLCWICYVQWQATISTHTQELNIPLAQYSLLWAVNGGLIVFGQPLISLFTKKICSSVKMQMLIGIVIFIISFLIVGQADMFAGFLAAMIILTVGEMLIWPAVPTIADKLAPKGREGFFQGIINSTATGGRMIGPLLGGYLVDVNGIGLLVPVLIFLLVIGMAAAYFYDAPLKTSKLRVPKTE encoded by the coding sequence ATGCCTAGAGCACTATGGCTTTTAGTAATTGGAATGGCTGTCAATGTCACCGGCTCTTCTTTGCTTTGGCCATTAAACAGTATATATATCCACGACCACCTCGGAAAATCTCTTACAGTTGCCGGTTTTATCTTAATGCTTAATTCTGGTGCAAGTGTAATCGGGAATTTGGTTGGCGGCGCGCTTTATGATAAATTAGGAGGCTATCTCTCCATTCTTCTGGGAATTTCGTTAACAGCTTTGTCCTTGTTAGGGCTGTCCGTCTGGAATGCTTGGGAAGCTTATTGCTTCTTCTTCACATTGTCAGGCTTTGGATCTGGGATTATTTATCCAAGCATGTATGCAATGGCGGGAAATGTCTGGCCAGAGGGAGGCAGAAAAGCGTTTAACAGCATTTATGTTGCCCAAAACGCTGGAGTTGCATTAGGTTCAGCAATTGGCGGGCTAATTGCTTCCTATTCGTTCACTTGGATTTTTATCTCTAATACATTTATGTATGTTGTATTTTTCTTTATTGCATTATTGAGCTATAAAAACATCCAAGTTCAACCAATTGTGCAAACGGCAGGAGACAATGGTATAAAAAGAAAGAAAGCACATCGAAATCCAGCTCTTTATGCCCTTACTATTCTCGGCTTCGGTTATTTGCTGTGCTGGATTTGTTATGTACAATGGCAAGCGACCATTTCTACACATACACAAGAGTTAAATATTCCGCTTGCACAATACAGTTTACTATGGGCCGTTAACGGCGGCTTAATCGTTTTTGGTCAGCCTCTCATCAGTCTGTTTACGAAGAAAATATGTTCTTCTGTAAAAATGCAGATGTTAATTGGTATTGTTATTTTTATTATTTCTTTCCTTATCGTCGGTCAAGCAGACATGTTTGCAGGGTTCTTAGCTGCCATGATCATTCTCACCGTAGGGGAAATGTTAATATGGCCAGCTGTTCCAACCATTGCAGATAAACTGGCACCAAAGGGGCGGGAAGGCTTCTTCCAAGGTATTATCAACAGTACAGCAACCGGCGGCAGAATGATAGGTCCTTTATTAGGAGGCTATCTAGTCGATGTTAATGGAATTGGCCTGCTAGTACCTGTATTAATTTTCTTACTTGTTATTGGTATGGCAGCTGCTTACTTCTATGATGCACCATTAAAAACCAGCAAGCTTAGAGTACCTAAAACAGAATAA
- a CDS encoding tetraprenyl-beta-curcumene synthase family protein → MSVPNMPLTLMSKVYLKVFPVVHKELNYWTNRAKQIPNPELQRQALASIKDKTFHCEGGSIMALISRHEYKTAIKFIVAYQTISDYLDNLCDRSTSLDPRDFSALHESMEHALTVGAQPTNYYRFREDQDDGGYLYDLAKTCRDTLAELENYEYIKDQLLELCRYYCDLQIHKHVMVEERIPRLKSWFDENKHAIPEMDWYEFSACSGSTLGIFCLVSYALRKDFQPAYSSNIRDGYFPYIQGLHILLDYFIDQEEDRQGGDLNFCFYYKDEEELFSRLKHFVEEADRHTKNLPHQRFHKLINRGLLGVYLSDEKVYKQQNIRKLAREIIKTSGPVGYFFYINGRAYRKFQKMIPAGMMKTISK, encoded by the coding sequence ATGTCTGTACCAAACATGCCACTAACATTAATGTCTAAAGTGTATTTAAAGGTTTTTCCTGTTGTTCACAAGGAACTGAACTATTGGACGAACAGAGCAAAGCAAATCCCAAATCCTGAGCTGCAAAGACAGGCTTTGGCGAGCATAAAGGACAAAACATTCCACTGTGAAGGCGGATCAATCATGGCCCTTATTTCAAGGCATGAATATAAGACTGCCATTAAATTTATTGTGGCATACCAAACAATCAGCGATTATCTTGATAATCTATGTGACCGGAGCACTTCATTAGATCCGCGGGATTTCTCTGCACTGCATGAATCAATGGAGCATGCGCTCACAGTCGGGGCACAACCCACTAACTATTACCGGTTCCGAGAGGATCAAGACGACGGCGGCTACTTGTATGATTTAGCCAAGACATGCCGGGACACACTCGCAGAGCTAGAGAATTACGAATATATTAAAGACCAGTTACTTGAACTTTGCCGTTATTATTGCGATTTGCAAATACATAAGCATGTTATGGTAGAGGAAAGAATTCCAAGATTGAAATCATGGTTTGATGAGAACAAGCACGCAATACCTGAAATGGATTGGTATGAATTCTCTGCATGCTCCGGTTCAACATTAGGGATATTTTGTTTAGTTTCTTATGCATTAAGAAAGGATTTTCAGCCAGCTTATTCCTCCAATATTCGAGACGGCTATTTTCCATATATACAAGGTCTTCACATATTATTAGATTACTTTATCGATCAGGAAGAAGACAGACAGGGCGGCGATTTAAATTTCTGCTTCTATTATAAAGATGAAGAAGAGCTTTTCAGCCGGTTAAAGCATTTTGTAGAAGAAGCAGACAGACATACAAAAAATCTCCCTCATCAACGGTTCCACAAACTTATTAACAGAGGACTGCTCGGTGTCTACTTATCTGACGAGAAAGTATATAAGCAGCAAAATATTAGAAAGCTGGCAAGGGAAATTATTAAAACTTCCGGTCCGGTTGGCTACTTCTTTTATATTAATGGACGAGCATACCGCAAGTTTCAAAAGATGATTCCAGCAGGAATGATGAAGACGATATCTAAATAA
- a CDS encoding amidase codes for MVKDFGAFAKKEVVLEPLNTGELSGLSFAVKDVFAIKGHQSTAGNPDWLKTHPAAASTAFSLSLLLNNGARLEGTTITDELMYSLNGENFYYGTPINPKDPKRIPGGSSCGSAVAVAAELTDFAIGTDTGGSVRIPSSYCGIYGIRPTHNIVDMEGVIPLAKSFDTVGWMARDAETLRKVGNVLIKEEGSREPFTRILMADDAWELIEPNAKEALLTELKKWQTASLTHSQTVLANEGLADWAETFRMLQGREIWEEHGKWIEKYKPSFGPGIAERFQWASTLAEADMSPFIKKRRMIQENMEKLLKDDGLLIIPTSPGKAPLLNLSVEELELRRSRTFQLCCIAGLTGFPQVNIPLAEVDGVPVGVSVIAGKGQDKKLLQFIASLEANKR; via the coding sequence ATGGTTAAGGATTTTGGGGCATTTGCAAAAAAAGAGGTTGTATTAGAACCATTAAATACAGGGGAATTATCAGGCTTAAGCTTTGCAGTTAAGGATGTGTTTGCTATAAAAGGACATCAGTCAACGGCAGGAAATCCAGATTGGCTCAAGACTCACCCTGCTGCAGCAAGTACAGCTTTCTCTCTCAGCCTGTTACTTAATAATGGCGCAAGGCTTGAAGGAACGACGATAACAGATGAACTGATGTATAGTCTTAATGGAGAAAACTTTTATTATGGAACTCCAATCAACCCGAAAGATCCAAAGCGCATTCCTGGCGGCTCATCATGCGGATCAGCAGTCGCAGTAGCAGCGGAATTAACTGATTTTGCAATCGGAACAGATACGGGCGGGTCTGTCCGAATTCCTTCTTCTTATTGTGGAATCTATGGCATCCGTCCAACTCATAATATTGTTGATATGGAAGGAGTCATTCCGTTAGCTAAAAGCTTTGATACTGTCGGTTGGATGGCAAGAGACGCAGAGACATTACGAAAGGTTGGCAACGTATTGATTAAAGAGGAAGGTTCCAGAGAGCCTTTCACTCGTATTTTGATGGCAGATGATGCATGGGAATTGATTGAACCTAATGCAAAAGAGGCATTATTAACGGAGTTGAAAAAATGGCAGACAGCTTCTTTAACACATTCGCAAACGGTATTGGCAAATGAGGGGCTTGCTGACTGGGCAGAGACGTTCAGGATGCTGCAAGGCAGAGAGATTTGGGAGGAGCATGGAAAATGGATTGAAAAGTATAAACCATCCTTCGGTCCTGGCATTGCAGAACGATTTCAATGGGCAAGCACACTAGCTGAAGCTGATATGTCCCCATTTATAAAGAAAAGACGTATGATTCAAGAAAATATGGAAAAACTGCTAAAGGATGATGGCCTTTTAATCATTCCAACATCACCTGGAAAAGCACCTCTGCTCAATCTGTCGGTGGAAGAACTGGAACTGCGCAGAAGCAGGACATTCCAGCTCTGCTGCATTGCTGGGTTAACCGGCTTCCCGCAGGTGAATATCCCTCTTGCAGAAGTAGACGGCGTTCCTGTTGGTGTATCTGTGATTGCTGGCAAAGGTCAGGATAAAAAGCTCCTGCAATTTATTGCGTCACTTGAAGCAAACAAACGGTGA
- a CDS encoding YtzC family protein, translating to MATRDSMDELLERCNTAIGYAEEQYKIAQMQEHYNIEEYTDAQFQLENVFNDLQTMDHSANAQQRDQLYRMRLLIQDKQNQMALHLP from the coding sequence TTGGCAACTCGTGATTCTATGGATGAGCTTTTGGAAAGATGTAATACAGCGATAGGCTATGCAGAAGAACAGTATAAAATTGCTCAAATGCAGGAGCATTATAATATAGAAGAATATACAGATGCACAATTTCAGCTGGAAAATGTATTTAATGACTTGCAAACGATGGATCATAGTGCCAACGCGCAGCAAAGGGATCAATTATACAGAATGAGGCTGCTTATACAGGATAAGCAAAATCAAATGGCCCTACATTTACCATAA
- a CDS encoding class I SAM-dependent methyltransferase — protein sequence MKLERILPFARTLLENAIDEDDIAIDATMGNGHDTCFLANLVGEGGKVYSFDIQDQALEATKSRLAAQSLTNRVILTKTGHENVEKIIPEKLHGLVKGAIFNLGYLPGGDKSIVTNSNTTIMAVEQIFNMLAPEGIIILVIYHGHTEGAQERDELLTFAENFSQEKAHVLKYQFINQKNNPPFIIAIEKR from the coding sequence ATGAAGCTGGAACGCATACTTCCCTTTGCAAGAACATTGTTAGAAAATGCAATCGATGAAGACGATATTGCCATTGATGCGACAATGGGAAATGGTCATGACACCTGTTTTCTGGCAAACCTTGTAGGAGAAGGCGGCAAGGTATACAGCTTCGATATTCAGGATCAGGCCCTTGAAGCAACGAAAAGCAGACTTGCAGCCCAGTCCCTTACTAATCGGGTAATTCTTACTAAAACAGGGCATGAAAATGTGGAAAAAATTATTCCTGAAAAACTGCATGGACTTGTGAAGGGTGCTATTTTCAATTTAGGCTATTTGCCTGGTGGAGATAAATCAATCGTTACAAATTCGAACACGACTATAATGGCAGTCGAACAAATATTTAACATGCTTGCACCAGAAGGAATCATTATTCTTGTCATTTATCATGGACATACTGAAGGTGCACAAGAAAGAGACGAGCTGCTTACATTCGCTGAAAACTTCAGTCAGGAAAAAGCGCATGTTTTAAAATATCAGTTCATTAACCAAAAAAACAACCCGCCTTTTATTATTGCCATTGAGAAAAGATAA